A part of Acidobacteriota bacterium genomic DNA contains:
- a CDS encoding Gfo/Idh/MocA family oxidoreductase, with translation MSNQSVERRDFIKQAATTATVAAFTAASYSKVLGANDRVRLGIIGPGARGQETMKYFLEAPNTEFVAAADVYTRRLDEVKRFGAGIKGFGDHRKMLESKDVDAVIVSSPLHCHARHFQDALAAGKDLYGEKTMTWSIEEAEACLAAAKKNPKRVIGIGQQHNSAGYFVDARKWVKDGLVGKVAQVESWMSRNTPHGKGQWVRPIPEDCTAQNVNWKAFLNGRPDRPFDANKFINWRLWWEFSGGNITENMVHQIGWIIGVLDLGVPTSAYMSGGVFSEKDGREVPDTISVILDYPNELTVAWQSTFSNSRFGLGIRILGSDGTIEWLAGTTDMVSGKSASGWSYAPEKLNRPNGEAIKGDAKGDNHYINFVECVRSRKTPNTPVEIGYRSAIAAHMANLSYRRKEKVTLDTAHQSAHR, from the coding sequence ATGAGCAATCAATCAGTGGAACGCAGAGATTTCATCAAACAGGCTGCGACAACGGCGACCGTCGCGGCCTTCACTGCGGCTTCGTATTCCAAAGTGCTCGGCGCGAATGATCGCGTGCGATTGGGCATCATTGGCCCCGGCGCGCGCGGCCAGGAAACGATGAAGTATTTTCTGGAAGCGCCGAACACAGAGTTCGTCGCCGCCGCCGACGTGTACACCCGCCGGTTGGACGAAGTGAAACGATTTGGCGCGGGTATCAAAGGCTTCGGTGATCATCGCAAGATGCTGGAATCGAAAGACGTGGATGCGGTGATTGTGTCTTCGCCGCTGCATTGCCATGCGCGGCATTTTCAAGATGCGCTGGCGGCGGGCAAGGACCTGTACGGCGAAAAAACGATGACCTGGTCCATCGAAGAAGCCGAAGCCTGTCTGGCCGCCGCGAAGAAAAATCCGAAACGCGTCATCGGCATCGGCCAGCAACACAACAGCGCGGGGTATTTCGTGGACGCGCGCAAGTGGGTCAAAGACGGTCTGGTCGGCAAAGTCGCGCAGGTCGAATCGTGGATGAGCCGCAACACGCCGCACGGCAAGGGGCAGTGGGTGCGTCCGATTCCCGAAGATTGCACCGCGCAAAACGTCAACTGGAAAGCTTTTTTGAATGGCCGTCCGGATCGTCCGTTTGACGCCAACAAATTTATCAACTGGCGGTTGTGGTGGGAATTTTCAGGCGGCAACATCACCGAAAACATGGTTCACCAGATTGGCTGGATCATCGGCGTGCTGGATTTGGGCGTGCCGACTTCGGCGTACATGTCCGGCGGCGTCTTTTCTGAAAAAGACGGACGAGAAGTGCCGGATACCATCTCCGTGATCTTGGATTACCCGAACGAATTGACCGTCGCGTGGCAATCCACGTTCAGCAACAGCCGTTTCGGTTTGGGCATTCGCATTCTGGGATCGGACGGCACGATTGAATGGTTGGCCGGAACCACGGATATGGTCAGCGGCAAATCCGCCAGCGGTTGGAGCTACGCGCCGGAAAAACTCAATCGTCCCAATGGCGAAGCGATCAAGGGCGATGCCAAAGGCGACAACCATTACATCAACTTCGTCGAATGCGTGCGTTCGCGCAAAACGCCGAACACGCCGGTTGAAATCGGTTACCGTTCGGCCATCGCCGCGCACATGGCGAATCTGTCTTATCGCCGCAAAGAAAAGGTGACGCTGGACACGGCGCACCAATCCGCGCATAGATAG
- the bstA gene encoding bacillithiol transferase BstA — MDNLKYPIGEFVPQAEFAATKRQGLIRSIAEAPARLREAISGLSSDQLDTPYRPEGWTVRQTVNHVADSHLNGYIRFKFALTEPEPMIRPYEEKLWAELEDGRNTDPAISLALLDALHQRWTTLLGSLKPEDFARITRHPQRPDWGAFPLDLLLGLYEWHGRHHTAHITRLSQRMGW, encoded by the coding sequence ATGGATAATCTGAAATACCCCATTGGGGAATTTGTCCCCCAAGCCGAGTTTGCTGCAACAAAACGCCAGGGCTTGATCCGAAGCATCGCCGAAGCACCTGCCAGATTACGCGAAGCGATCAGCGGTTTGTCATCTGACCAACTTGACACGCCCTATCGCCCGGAAGGATGGACAGTACGACAAACAGTGAATCACGTCGCCGACAGTCACCTGAACGGGTACATCCGATTCAAATTTGCGCTGACCGAACCTGAACCGATGATCAGGCCTTATGAAGAAAAATTGTGGGCGGAATTGGAAGACGGGCGGAACACGGATCCTGCGATTTCACTGGCTTTGCTGGACGCATTGCACCAGCGTTGGACGACACTTCTCGGTTCATTGAAACCGGAAGATTTCGCGCGCATAACACGCCATCCACAACGCCCCGATTGGGGAGCATTCCCGCTTGATCTGTTGCTTGGACTCTACGAATGGCACGGGCGTCACCATACGGCGCACATCACTCGATTGAGTCAGCGGATGGGATGGTAA
- a CDS encoding LysR family transcriptional regulator produces the protein MFETRHLKLIVAVSEERSVTKAGERLHLTQSALSHQLRDIEERLGVSLFNRVNKRMILTQAGERLLQSAQQVLDELKRAEDDIAQIAAGDHGTLRISTECYTCYHWLPEMLKEFHRKFPKVEVKIILEATRRPIQALLDGKLDFAVISSTERDKRLVYKPLFQDEIVVVMAPHHPLAVRPYISARDFADQNLFLYTPPSESTLYNKILAPAGVKPARISEVQLTEAVVEMVRAGLGISTLARWAVAREIESGKLVARPLTRKGFHRQWCAALLKNDFTPAYAFEFLELLSRRSLPVVKPGKAVSVGA, from the coding sequence ATGTTCGAGACGCGACACCTGAAGTTGATTGTGGCGGTTTCGGAAGAAAGAAGCGTGACCAAGGCGGGCGAGAGATTGCATCTGACGCAATCGGCGCTCAGCCATCAGTTACGCGATATTGAAGAGCGGTTGGGAGTTTCTTTGTTCAATCGCGTCAACAAACGCATGATTCTGACGCAGGCTGGTGAACGGCTTTTGCAATCGGCGCAACAAGTGCTGGACGAATTGAAGCGCGCTGAAGACGACATCGCGCAAATTGCCGCAGGCGATCACGGGACTTTGCGCATCAGCACCGAGTGTTACACCTGCTACCACTGGCTGCCGGAAATGTTGAAAGAGTTCCATCGAAAATTTCCGAAGGTCGAAGTGAAGATCATCCTCGAAGCGACGCGGCGTCCGATTCAAGCATTGCTCGACGGCAAACTGGATTTTGCCGTCATCTCCTCCACCGAACGCGACAAGCGATTGGTTTACAAACCACTCTTTCAAGATGAGATTGTCGTGGTTATGGCTCCGCACCACCCGCTCGCCGTGCGGCCTTATATTTCAGCCAGGGACTTTGCTGACCAGAATCTGTTTCTCTATACCCCACCCAGCGAAAGCACCCTTTATAACAAAATCCTGGCGCCGGCTGGCGTCAAGCCTGCGCGCATCAGCGAAGTGCAATTGACCGAGGCGGTCGTCGAAATGGTCAGGGCAGGTTTGGGGATCAGTACTTTGGCGCGGTGGGCTGTGGCTAGAGAGATTGAATCCGGCAAGCTGGTGGCGCGTCCCTTGACGCGAAAGGGATTTCATCGGCAATGGTGCGCGGCGCTGCTCAAAAACGATTTCACACCTGCATACGCATTCGAGTTCTTAGAGTTGCTTTCCAGGCGTTCGCTGCCGGTTGTGAAACCGGGAAAGGCTGTCTCGGTTGGAGCTTGA